Proteins from a genomic interval of uncultured Desulfuromusa sp.:
- a CDS encoding DedA family protein: MESFIQHYGYLAILLGTFLEGETILVLSGFAAHRGYLHLPWVITAAFLGTLLGDQLFFYLGRRHSEYLLKRRPHWRLRLERTRRLIHSYRILLILGFRFLYGLRTITPFALGMSQVSWQLFLPLNILGAAIWAVCFGCAGYLFGHAVEIFLGDVKQYEYWLFSVLAGGGCIFWIIHRIRHKS, encoded by the coding sequence ATTACGGCTACCTTGCCATTCTGCTTGGAACCTTTCTTGAGGGAGAAACCATCCTTGTTCTTTCTGGTTTTGCTGCTCATCGCGGATACTTGCATCTTCCTTGGGTGATTACTGCCGCCTTCCTCGGGACTCTCTTAGGTGATCAGCTTTTTTTCTATCTTGGTCGTCGGCACAGTGAATATTTATTGAAGCGTCGCCCTCACTGGAGACTCCGCTTGGAACGCACCCGGAGATTGATTCATAGTTACCGAATTTTACTGATTCTGGGTTTCCGTTTTCTTTACGGTTTACGTACTATTACCCCTTTTGCTCTAGGGATGAGTCAGGTTTCCTGGCAGCTGTTTCTTCCCCTCAATATCCTTGGAGCCGCAATCTGGGCTGTATGCTTTGGTTGTGCTGGATATCTGTTTGGTCACGCCGTGGAAATTTTTTTAGGAGATGTCAAACAGTACGAATACTGGTTGTTTTCTGTTTTGGCCGGCGGCGGGTGTATTTTCTGGATTATTCATCGAATCCGACATAAGTCTTAA